Genomic DNA from Salvia miltiorrhiza cultivar Shanhuang (shh) chromosome 1, IMPLAD_Smil_shh, whole genome shotgun sequence:
TGTTGGTTTGACTCCTTTGGTGTAGATTTATAAATTGGAGTTTTGTTTATGAATTACggttaaattttgatatataatattgaagACTAGGGTTCCAGCTATATTACtatgttttttcaatattcCTATCGAATCaactacttcctccgtcccgctCCAAATGTCCTTTaattttgggcacggagattaagaaattggcATAAAGTAGATGTTggtggaaattgtttaaatattaagtatagagagagagagtgtgtatcGCCAAAAAAAAGTATGAAATATTTGGAGTAGGACACCCCATTAtgaaaagtgggacatttggagtgggacggagggagtaattttcattatttatatttgCTTTCATTATTTTCTGAACAAATAAGTTATTCGTCTATTTATTTCTTACTCTGCatcatataaataaacaaaatccGATGAAAATTAGCACTACATTTCTATGTAATAATCCGTAACCACAAAGTGAAGCAAATCCTAATAGCAATCCAAGTTTGGccaaaaaaaattgcattaaaaatAGATGTGGGTGTGGCATGGAATCATAGTCGGCCAAAAATGACTACTTAAGTTTGTTAGGTTTTGTTCttataatatttgattttattcgTATTGAGTTAGGagcaaatttttaaataaagtgATAAATTATAGGATTCGCTTTCCGTCCTGCCGCTAACTTCCAAATTATTACTGTGAAATCTTGTGCAGCAGTATGGTTGAATTACATACGACAAACACTGTTAActgtatttttttcttttttcactcaAACTTTTGGTTTGATGGTTTCGCACTGACACTCGTCGCATATAGGAGAAAAGGAAAAGTATTCATAGTTATTCAAATATGTGCAGCTGAATTGTAgtaatatattttctctccAATTAATAAGTTGGAACTTCAAATTATCTTGTATGCGTAAATGtgtaaattgaaaaataaaaattatccacaCAATTAAATTGCATTCAGGAGAAATAGTTGAATAATTCTCAatcaacataaattaaattattggaaCAAAGAAAGTAATTTATAAAGAGGTGTTGGCCAGTAAATACTCgaacttttttcattttctgattttgcacccaaCTTTAAAATCTGGCTGTAAATATTTGAACTTTGTATTGTTTCTAATTTTGCACCCAACAAATTTTTACCCCCCAAGTCGTTGCTAACACGGCAGTCGGATTGACATCCCAAATCTACAATTACATGTTCTAAATTCCACATTGACAATAAATTTATCTGCTTCGTTATGAACTTCAAACTTTTCTTTTAATTCGGTTGTCATTTCATTAACAATTTGAGAGTAAAAATTCGTTGGGTGTaaaatcagaaagaatacaaagttTAGATATttatagattaattttaaagttgatgtgcaaaaccaaaaaatgcaaaaagttcgggtatttataggctaATACCACTTTATAAAATAACAATGTTTTTTGTTGGAAAAACTTAAAAGAAGTTAGCAATAGACATTCTTCAAGCCGTCGGTATCGCACTAAGATTATTAGTAGGAATCTGATGAATTCcgtatagaaaaaataaaataagcagcTTAAGGCTTCGAGGTGATATAGTTTTACAAAACTTAGGTCATACTGTTTAAATGCAAAATCCAAAGAATCCGGTCCAACTATTAATATGGTTTTGAACACGAGCTTAAATTCGAAATTTTGATCTTTCATcttattttatctattaagcGATTTTGCACAAATTTTTGTGTTAAATTTGACTTTTTGAAAAACATTCCAACAACATTATAAAGGCTTAATGATCGAATTTATTCCGATGTTTAACAATTTTATCATATATATCTCAATCTTTGAAAGATTTCAATTTTATTGCAACCTTTTAAACTTATCAATTATATCTAACTATTTCAATATTTCATAAATATTGTATCAATATATATTTCAATCATTGAcaagataaatattttaaaaaaaattaatgtgaaATATTAATATCCTCAAATTGAACTTATTTTTCAAAGTTTAATAGTAGGTGATCCTCCGATAATTCATGTCGAAATTGATATAACTGAAATAGTTGTGTGATAGAATTGATTTTAAGCACATAGATAAAATTATAACAATCGATAAAAGTGCtacattataaaataattttaaaataaatttgtgtACATGTATTGAAATACATTATAACAATCTAGTGGTGgagtatttaatatttaaaatcaaGGTCTCGAAGTAGAGTTCACCGTGATATAttctttaaataatttattatcaaatcaaaaataaataaacaattgaAATACAAAGTTTTGCAATCACATTATGGACGACCATAATGAATATTGtaataaatatgaataaaaagaaaataataaagtaataattttatttaatgtttaaataattttatataacagCTAAGAGCATCCATAGCCGCGTGTCAAGCTTCCGGACTAGTAGGTGGGCCCCATTCATCCGAGCCACTAGCACTGCAGCAACGAGCTTCATCTCACagcccaattttttttctcatttttgttttatttttctttttttctattgAGTTGTCCCTCACGTTCTTCTCTCTTCCTCGTCCACTAGGAGCACATGCGCTACTCGCACCAATCAAGCTATGCACGAGCTAAACGCGCACTTGCTAAGCGAGTCTCACTACGGATGCTCTTATCCTATTAATTTTAAAGACAACAATCATAACTAAAAGTAAACtttttaaatgaataaaatattttattaaataaatcgatttaaaaaaaatcagaattatAACGAATCAAATTgcagaaatttaaataacacaattaactTCAAATTAAGCTTCATTTGATTTTAAAAATGCTAAagattacataaaaaaaaaacctaaaggcATAAAAAAAATCGGTCAATTGAccgaaaattgaaaaaaaaaacaaaaaaaacaacgGTTCAACGCATGCCAACgtaaacattttttaaaattcgaattttatttattttttatttttttgtgccCGACTTTTTTTCCATCGTGGTCTGCCCTATTCTATCGGGACCGTCTTGTGTCGTCGTCGTCTGCAGTGAGCGACCTGATCTTGGGGGTGACTCGAGTCCCCCTTATTAGGTCGCCACTGCGGATGGTCGTACTCGTATTAGAATTTACAAGACTGAAATAATTAATGCCTAATAAATTAGGTAATTTAGCAAGAGCCGCAAGGAAAGGCGCACGTAAAACCAACGCGACAAAAGTAAAACCCACCAAACCTAAATTTAACTCAAACCCAATTGCGTCCTTTCCAATAAATACTCTTCAAATACCaaaaccctctctctctctctctctctctctctttctatctCTAGGAAATTTCCAGGAAGCTCACTCGCTCCATGGCTCCCCTCAACCATTTAACTCCCGCTCCTTCCACTCCCCTTCCTCTCAACCCCCAATCCTCCTCCTTttctcccctctctctcctctcccttCGCTTTTGGGGTGAATTCGCACCTGCTAATTTCACACTCCAATTTCCATCATGAAGCTCGCCAAGATTGTTCCCGCCAAGCTCTTCAGATCGAAGAAATCGCGCTCGGTTTCCAGATCCGAGGCCGAGCCGTCGTCCTTCAGCTCCCATACGacgtcctcctcctcctcctctgaGGACGGCGGCCTCAAGAGGCCGGCCGGCCTTTCCACGCCGACCAGCGTCCTCCCCTCGACCTCCGCCGGCATGTCGACGGAGGAGTGGACGGAGATATCCGCCGCCGTCTACTTCGAGCTGAAGCAGGCGTTCGAGATGATCGACCGCGATGGCGACGGGAAGATCACCAAGGAGGAGCTCGAGTCGCTCCTGAGCCGGCTCGGCGCCGAACCTCCGAGCAAGGAGGAGCTGCGGCAGATGCTCAGCGAAGTCGACCGCGACGGAGACGGCTGCATCACGCTGGAGGAGTTCCACGCGATCGGATCGGCTTTCGCGCCGTCGACCGACAGCTCGGAGCTGAGGCACACGTTCGATTTCTTTGACTCCGACCGCGACGGGAGGATCACGGCGGAGGAGCTCTTCAGCGTATTCAAGACGATCGGCGACGCGCGGTGCACGTTAGAGGACTGCCGGCGCATGATAAGAGGCGTAGATAGAAACGGGGACGGGTTCGTCTGCTTCGAGGATTTTACTCGTATGATGGAGCATCAGCAGCAACGATGAATATTTCattgttttctttatttctttaagagaaaaataaaaagaaatgaaaaatcgTCATTTGCTGCTCCGATATTTTCACCATcatcatctttttttttaatgtttatttCTAATCTTTTGGGTATTCGCTATCTCGAATTAACTTGGGGTCAAGTGATCAATCAACGGCTAGGATTGGAACTACCGTATATAATGAGGCAGCATTATCACAAGTTATTTTATTTCCCCTAAGGTTTTGTTATACTCCATTGTAGTAGTAGTAGttatatttattgaaattatggAAAATTGTGGTTGTCGTTATAGTCGTTACATACATCCCGGGGTAATGGGAAACAGCTGAATTAGAAATGGTGAAATAATGGCACCAGAAATTAGGCCCTACAATAGGGCAATGTTCATAGGGTGGGTGGCAACTGTCACCGCGTAGAGATGGCACAAAATATCctctatttttcaaatttttatttttatttatactaaaaCACGTTACAAAATGTCGATTCGTAACATTATGCATATCGCGGACTTCTGAGTACTTCTCCCAttccataaaaatatgaataattttttttttcgtccgtcttataaaaatactcatattttatttataataataattcttcCACTAAACATCACATTTAATATGGAACATCTTCTCCAATTACACTATCCTTTAtaaaatttcttaaaattcgtgtcatctcatattatacatatttttatgagactGAGGAAATATAATATAACaacctttttttttcaaacaaaaACCAAGGAATAACATTAAGCAATATCATCAATTGCAGTCCTTCTAGTGGCTATCCTAAACATATGAAAATCCCAATAAGAGCATTCCTTCGTGCCACATGAAGAACATCATGCTAATcacttactccctccatcctcataaaatatattcaatttgaTATTTTCGTATGactcataaaatgtattcagtctatttttataagttttttactcacaataaagtgggatccttactccactcacaacacatttaattactttattaaaattcgtgtcatctataaatagatactttttataaggacggagggagtactactaATTACCAAATTTGCCAACCATTAcgaattaatattaaattagtaaagtatttaagtttttaaaaattaatactattttGTCTTCGAAAATCATGCAACGATGCggacgacacgaattttaaaaaatattatatgagtgtattgtgagtggagaatagaTCTCACTTTATATATTGTTGTGTTactttaacaaaaattaatagtGAGTCGTGGTGGTTTATTTTGTGAATAAATATGAAAAGTATTGAcaaaaaatagggttaattgcatcaaatatcaccaactttgcTCGAATTCCATTtatcatataattaaaaaaaatattttttttatcacataTTGAATTAGTCGTTCATTTTTCCAACGATTTTTAGCTCCGGTGACCAGAAAATTGACATGGCGCTGAtgtgaattcaaatttacaCATAACATTGATgtgaaatatatagtattaatttaaaattactcaaataacaaaatcacacaaaaaaGCCCTAATATCACttgaattggaaaaaaaattccTAAGAATCGGCTGTAATGGGTAAAATTCGTATAAGCCAAAACTATATGGCCCAACCAGAGCATCTCTGGAAGACCTGAGCAGAGCAGACAGCTCGgatgaccagagcagagcagctctgGAAGACCAGAGCATATCAGCTTGGATGACCAGAGCAAAGCAACTCGGAAGCCAGAGTAGACAACCCGgatgaccagagcagagcatcTCTGGATGACCAGAGTATAGCAGCTCTGGAAGACTAGAGCAGAACAGACAGCTCGGATGACCAGAGCATAGCAGCTCTGGAAGCCAAAGCAGACAGCTCGTATGACCAGACCAGAGCAACTCTGGAAGACAAGAGCAGAGCATACAGCTCAGATGACCAGAGCAGAACAGCTCGGAAGCCAGAGTAGACAGCCCGGATGACTAGAGCAAAGCAGCTCTGGAAGACTAAAGCAGAATAGCTCGGAGGCACGTACATCAGTGCAGCCCTGCCTAGCAACGCTCAATTGTCCAGTGCAGCCCTGAGGCACGCGTAACAACGCAGCCCTACGACGCATGCCGCACCCTATCATTGTAATGGGTAAAATGCGTATAAGCTGAAATTATACAGCCCAACGGGCCAGCCCGGTAAAGCGATCCATACCACATTCATAGTATAAGGTCCAAAGTGGGCCCATATGCGGGAAATACGTAAACCCACAAAGAAAAAAAACCCTAAACTCAGCAGTTACTTGGCGACTAGGTCAGACGAGAGTCGCGGAAGATCGTTTCCTAAGAAATTGAAATCGCTAGGGTTTAAAGGAGCATTCCagcaaaccctaaccctagtcgcCTCCCTGTAGGCCCGTaacctatatatactaattcACTAACGCAATCATGGTATCGACAATTACTCGTATTCATTCTTGCACTCACACACGGTCTCTCACTCTCGTTATCTCCAGCTCTCCCCGCTCTtccgttccgcctccacgctcacaACTCTCAAGGGTCTCGATCGCTCGACTAGCCCCGCTAGCCCGGACGTCCGTCGTCCCCTATTCCACATCGCTCATTAGCTATAATTCAACTTTCGGGACACCCCGATCTTCCGGATACATCACTTATTATTGTCTTCTctttatcatttatttattttcgttaCGTTACTTACGCTTAATACTTCTATCAgttcactgacttgagcgtcagaggcccttccatcgacatcCCCATCGGTGCTCTTcagagggctctaacgttgcttgtggtctcaggttgctagtgcccgtcgattcagacgtgactgacgtcacttccgtaattGTCAGATTCATCCCCCACATCGGTtgttttcttcttcaacaaAAATCGACTGTCTTCTTCTCCTCCATCCCAATctcgtcacacacacacacacacacactttattTACATTTTCTTAATGCGAGCCCCATTGGACGTCATTATTGGGATAGAGAGCAATATATAGAAGTGTATcacgaaaaaaaaatacattaaataagTTTTAGGAGccattttcagtccttagatctttaagatctacggttgattcatcaccttattgaATGAATACATGGTCCCGAATTCGAATCTCAtagatagtaaaaaaaaatttatttttagcaattcatacagttacacagcaaattcatacgtgttctacataaaattcatacattttagctagtTCGTATGTTTATATGTTAAGATATAAAGTAAAAATCATTTTGAGCCCTTAGATCaccaagatctacggttgatccatcatcttgttggatgaattcatggtcctgagttcgaatcccaaaggtagcaaaaatttagtTTTCgtaattcatacctttatacaacgaattcatacgtgctctacataaaatttatacatttttcctagttcttatttcttattttaagaggtgctctcacggtagtcATCCCCTATATATACACCTCatgtaattcaaataaaataagtgaacatttataattttttacctTTACACAATACtactttttaatttaattaacattCTCTTATATAACCATGTTTAAAGAAAACGAGACATTTAGAGAGTATGAGTAAGGGAGTAATAATTTGCAAATCTCTAAACTaagaaaatttaataatttatgctCATCAAATATTATATCCTAttcgtccacgatatcgttccacttttgttattttgataCGTCCATAATATCAtatccacttccatttataacAGTAGGATCcacaaatatcatttataaTAATAGTGGGACTCAACcttcactcacaacaatacCCACAACTATTCACCATTTTCTTAGAACCCTTGTCGTCcacaaagtgaaaatgatattgtggacggagggagtattctatatatatatatatatatatatatatagtatgtaaatatatatacagtTATACATATTGCCatgaaatataatttatatatatgatggTGTACTTACCTagcatataaaaatatttaatcacaTGTACTTACCTTATAAATGATCTGCAAATATATTTCATAAACCTCTGCATTACCGTAAAAATTAAGTACTTAATTAATAAGTAAGTGTAATGGAGAATGTTATTCAAGAATGTTTTAAAGAAACTGTAAagtatgaaataaaaaaataaaatatttgtttgACCACGTAAAGAAGAATATTCCTAATTACCCATTTCAAGATGGGAAAAAAGATGCACCCAAAAGCACGTTACTTTATATAAAGACATTATTCAATGAGTTATGAGACCCTATCAGAATTCAACATTCTTTTTTAAGTTCTTAAGATTTTTATGTGTTAGACTTAGACCACTAAAAACTAGTACTAATAAAAATTGTTTATCTAGAGatataacaacaacaacaaaaaaaaaatatatggtgCAGGCATGTCTTGTGACATTATTTGTACATGTTTTTATATTTGGGGTTTGGCTTGTTAACTTTCCTAATGAGCATTAGGAATTAATTGGGacattacatgataaaaagcaTGTGAATTACTGGTGAAAAATCTGTCACTAAATCATTTGCTAATCAGATTTTACAACATAGTTATTTCGAATTAAAAATGCTCGTGACAGAACATTTTACGACGAAACGCTCATCGAGCACAATGCACCAATTTCTGTTCCCTTCTAATAAATTCAGATACTACAAAAATGACTAATTAAATGATCGAATTAGAATTTGCGTATTAAAAGATGAAAAATCtttacatatataaaaaaaagccTGTGAATTCAGGGTAGAATTGGAATTGAAAATAATTACATTGTCCATTACCATATTAAagactgctgaaatagaaaatttattaaaaagaaaagaaaaaagagagaccagagacaaaggaaacaagcaaaagcacccgcaagaaaccccgggtaaccaaaaaaagaaaccaagactaagagaacattttaatagggtcgtcctcgtctaaaacatcgtcatcttcatcgtccaacatatcgccccattttttagaggccacaaccgacatagcatgggctgcatcggtagagttagaggagttgatcacaaagttttgcagaatctGTCCTCTAGACTGAGCATACTTCACTTtattcaggaactccacaggCGAAGAAGTGTCAAGACCAGGGCCCTGCATATCATCACGGCGTGCTGAGTTTTGGAAATCCGAGGACATGCCATTCATTATGATACGACGGAGCctgtgcttgatagaagaatcagaaactctccccttcttgttgatagcccctttcggacgccctcgtcTACGAGAACTGGGTCCTGTCGTCCCAGTCAAAGTTAGCAAATCGTTGTTGTCAGTCATCACAGCAAGC
This window encodes:
- the LOC131002272 gene encoding probable calcium-binding protein CML36, whose translation is MKLAKIVPAKLFRSKKSRSVSRSEAEPSSFSSHTTSSSSSSEDGGLKRPAGLSTPTSVLPSTSAGMSTEEWTEISAAVYFELKQAFEMIDRDGDGKITKEELESLLSRLGAEPPSKEELRQMLSEVDRDGDGCITLEEFHAIGSAFAPSTDSSELRHTFDFFDSDRDGRITAEELFSVFKTIGDARCTLEDCRRMIRGVDRNGDGFVCFEDFTRMMEHQQQR